The nucleotide window TCCGTCATTGAACGAGCGCGAGCTGTTCGTGACGAAACTGGCCGCTGGCGTGCACCTGATTGCCGCGCTGGCGACTGCGTTCGTCGGCGCACCGCTGCTGCAGCTGCCGCCGTGTCTGTGAGCGCGTGGGCGCTGGTACCGCTGCTGGGCCTGTCGACGCCGGCCCTGGCCCACGGCTTGTTCGACGCGCAGCTGAGCGAACGTGCCCCGCTGCTGTTGAGCGCGCTGCTCATTGGCAGTGCCTGGCTGCTCTACGCGCTCGGTGCGCGCCACGTGCCGCCCAGGCGCAGCGAAGCGTTCTGCCTTCACAGCGCCATGCTGGTGGCCGCGTTTGCCGTCTTCGGCCCCATCGACGACTGGGCGCAACGCAGCACCAGCTGGCACATGACCCAGCACATGCTGTTCATCGTAGTGATCGCGCCGTTGTGGGCGCTGGCGCGCCCGCTGCCGCAGTGGCGCGGCGTCACCGGCCGCTTCGCGCAACCGCTGTGGACGTCCATCCTGCGCGCCGGCCGCTACCCGACCCTGCTGGCGCTGCTGCATGGCGCGGTGATCTGGATCTGGCACACGCCGAAGCTCTATGTGCTGGCGCTGGACAACCTGTGGTGGCACGCCGTCGAGCACGCCTGTTTCCTGTTCAGCGGCTGGCTGTTCTGGTGGTCGGTGCTGCGCGCCAATCCGAAGCAGGTGCCGCAGGCGCTGATGGCCGTGGTGCTGACGCTGATGCACACCGGCCTGCTCGGCGCCCTGCTTACCTTCGGCACAGTCTCGTTCTACGGCACGGGTCGTACGGTGGAGGATCAGCAGCTGGCGGGGCTGCTCATGTGGGTGCCGGGCGGGTTGGTCTACCTGCTCGGTGGCGGCTGGATCGCCTGGCGCTGGCTCACCCGCATCTGGCGACGCAAGCCAGCGCATCGGCTCGATCAGTCGCCCTGACCACGCTCGTTCGACAGCACCGGCTCCTGCTGCAACTGCTCGATCTGCCAGCCACCACCGAGCGCGGCGATCAATTGCACGCTGGTCAGCAGACGGTCGCCCAGCAGCGTCAGATTGGTGCGCTCGTTGTTCAGCGCGGTGGTCTGCACGGTAACCACGCTGAGGTAATCGACGGTACCGGCGCGATACTGGTTCTCGATCAGCCGCAGCGATTCCTGCGCCGCCTCCAGCGCCTCGCGCTGCACCACGCTCTCGTCGCCGAGCACGCGCAGTTGCACCAGGTAGTCCTCGACCTCGCGGAAGCTGTCGAGCACAGTTTGCCGGTAGGTCGCCACGGTCTGATCGTAGGCCGCCTCGGCCCGCTCCAGTTCGGCACGCCGGCCGCCGAAATCCAGCAGCGTCAGCGCCAGCTGCGGGCCAAGCGACCAGAAGCGATTCGGCACCTCGAACAGCTGGTTGAAGCTGCTGTTGCGATAGCCACCGCTGGCCGACAGGGTCAGGTCCGGATACCAGGCCGCCTCGGCGATGCCGATCTCGGCATTGGCGGCCATTACCTCGCGCTCGGCCGCGGCGACATCCGGGCGCCGCTCCAGCAGTTGCGACGGTAACGCCAGCGGCACCTCGGGCAGCGATGGGATGTCATCGCGCACGGCGATGCTCAGCTCGGCCGGCGGCACACCGATCAACACCGCGATGGCATGTTCCAGCTGTGCCCGCTGCCACTTCAGATCGATGGCCTGCGCCTGCGTGCTCTTGAGCTGAGTCTGCGCCTGGGCGACGTCGGATTTGGGCACGATGCCGGCGCGGTACTGATTCTCCGTGAGGCGCAGCGAGCGCGCGTAGGCAGCAACCGTCTGATCGAGCAGACGCTGCTGCTCGTCCATCACCCGCAATTGCAGGTAGGTCTGCACAAGCTCGGCCTGCAAACTCAGACGGACCGCCGCGAGATCGGCCGCGCTGGCCTGCATGGTTGCGCGATTGGCTTCCAAACCGCGGCGCAGCCGGCCCCAGAGATCCAGCTCCCAGGAGGCGCTGAGCCCCGCCTCGTAGCTCTCGCTTACACCGGCACTGACATTGGACGAACTGCTGCCAGTGGTCTGCCGCGAGCGCGTCACTCCGGCATTACCGGACAGCGTGGGGAACAGCTGCGAGCGCGCGCTGCGCACAAGCGCGCGCGCCTGGCGATACTGCGCTTCGGCCACGGCGAGGTTCTGGTTGGACACGTTCAGTCGGCTCACCAGCGCATCCAGCTCGGCGTCGCCGTACAGCTTCCACCAGTCGCCGCGCTGCAGGGCGTCGGCCGGTGCCGCGCTCTTCCAGCCTTCGGCCTGCTTGAACGCGTGGGCATCCGGCAGCGGCGGGCGCTGGTAATCCGGGCCGAGGGTGCAGGCGCCAAGCGCAAGGGACATGACGATCATGGCCAATGGACGGAGGGTGCAGCTCGGACTCATAGCGGATTTTCCATGGCGGCATCGGTACGCACACCGCGCCAGTTATTGAAGCGATGACGCAGGCGGTCCAGGTACAGGTAGACCACCGGCGTGGTGTAGAGGGTCAGGATCTGACTGAGCACCAAGCCGCCGATGATGGTCAGACCTAGCGGCTGGCGCATCTCCGCGCCTTCCGAGCCCCCCAGCAGCAGCGGCAATGCGCCGAGAATCGCCGCCAGCGTGGTCATCAGGATCGGCCGGAAGCGCAGCAAGCAGGCCTTGTGAATCGACTCGGCCGGCGGCAGGCGGTCGTTGCGCTCGAACTGCAGCGCGAGGTCGATCATCAGGATGGCGTTCTTCTTCACCACGCCGATCAGCAGGAACAATCCGAGCAGCGAGATCAGGCTGAATTCGTCGCCGGTGACGATGATCGCCAGCAGCGCGCCGACCCCGGCCGACGGCAGCGTCGAGAGAATCGTCAGCGGATGGATATAGCTCTCGTAAAGCACGCCGAGCACGATGTACACCAGCAACAGCGCGCCGAGGATCATGAACGGCTGGCTTTCCTGAGCGGCCTTGAACACGTCGCCGGTGCCGCCCAGGCGACCCTGCACCGAACTCGGCAGACCGATCGCAGCGACCGCGCGCTCAATGGCCAGCGTGGCCTGATCCAGACTGACGCCCGGGGCGAGGTCGAAGTCGATGTTCTCCGCGGCGAACTGCCCCTCGTGCGTGACGCGATCTTCCTCCAGGCTGCGCTCGTAGCGGGCGAAGGCGGACAGCGGCACGCGGCGACCATCTTCGGTGACCACGTGGATCTGCTCCAGCACCTCCGGGTGCTGCGCGTAGCTCGGATCGATTTCCATCACCACGCGGTACTGGTTGAGCGTCTCGTAGATGGTGGAAATCTGCCGCTGACTGAAGGCGTTGTTGAGCAGCGTGGTCACCGTGCTCATGTCGACGCCCAGCCGCTTGGCGGCGTCGCGATCGACCTGCAGGCTGATCTGCTGCGCGCCCTCGCCTTCGTTGGCATCGATGCTGGTCAGCTCGGGCAGCGCCATGAGCGCCTGGGTGACCTTCGGCAGCCAGGTGCGCAGGTCGGCCAGATCGCCCGCCAGCAACGAATAGGCATACGCCGAACTGCTCTGCCGGCCGCCGCCGAACTGCAGGTCCTGGTCGGCCATGAGGAACAGCCGTCCACCCGGCACCTGCGGCTGATTCTTGCGGATGCGCTCGATCACTTGCTGCGCCGACAGCCCGCGCTCCTCCAGCGGCTTGAGCCGCACGATCATGAACGCGTTGTTGATGCCGCCCTGCCCGCCGATGAAGCCGGCCACGCTCTCCACCGCCGGATCGGCGAGGATCGCCTTGCGGAATATCTCCATCTTCGGCTGCATGACCTGGAACGACAGACCGTCGTCGCCACGGATGAAGCCGGTCAGCTGGCCGGTGTCCTGCTGTGGCAGGAAGGTCTTGGGCACCTGCACGTAGAGCACCACGTTGAGCGCGATGGTCGCCAGCAGGCTCAACAGCGTGATGCGCCGATGCCGCAGCGCCCAGCTCAGCGAGCGGTCGTAGTAACCGAGCAGCCACTGGTGCGCATCGTGACTCCAGCGATGCAGGCGGCTGTCGCGCTCGGCTTGGTAGGGTTTGAGCCAACGCGCACAGAGCATCGGCGTCAGCGTCAGCGACACCAGCAGCGAAACCAGAATCGCCGCCGCCAGCGTCAGCGAGAATTCGCGGAACAGCCGCTCGACAATGCCGCCCATGAACAGGATGGAGACGAACACCACCACCAGTGACAGGTTCATCGACAGCAACGTGAAACCGACCTCGCGGGTGCCGATGTAGGCCGCGCGCAGCGGCGGCACGCCATCGTCGATATGCCGGGCGATGTTCTCCAGCACCACGATGGCATCGTCCACCACCAGCCCCGCGGCGAGGATCAGCGCCATCAGCGACAGGGTGTTGAGCGAGAAGCCGAACAGGTACATCACGGCGAACGTGCCGACCAGCGAGACCGGCACCGCCAGCGCCGGAATCAGCGCGCTGCGCACATGGCCGAGAAACACGAACACCAGCACGATCACCAGCACCACGGCGATCAGCAGGGTGCGCTCGGCCTCATGCAGGGTGGCGCGGATCACCGGCGAGCGGTCCATCGCCACGTTCAGCTCGACACTGCCCGGCAGGATCGCCTGCAATGCCGGCAACTCGGCGCGGATGCCGGCGATGGTCTCGATGATGTTGGCGCCGGCCTGACGGTTGACGATCAGCAGCACCGCCTGTTCGTTGTTGAAGAACCCGCTGTTGTAGCGATCCTCCACCGCATCCTCGACCTTGGCCACATCGCTCAGGCGCAGGGTCGCGCCATCCTGATAGCGCAGGATCAGCGGCATGTAGTCGGCGGCGGCGTGCAACTGGTCGTTGGCGCGCACCTGCCAGTGCCGCTCGGCGTCCTCGACCATGCCCTTGGGCCGGCGCACGTTGGCGTTGGCGATGGTGTTGCGCACCTCGTCCAGCGAGACGCCGTACTGCTCCAGCTGCTGCGGCTGCAGCTCGACGCGCACGGCCGGCAGCGAGCTGCCGCCGACCTGTACCTCGCCGACGCCGGGCACCTGCGAGAGCTTCTGCGCGAGGATGGTCGAGCCGATGTCGTACAGCTGGCCCTTGTCGAGCACCTCGGAAGTCAGCGACAGCACCATGATCGGCGCCTGCGAGGGATTGATCTTGCGGTAGGTCGGCATGCTACGCATGCCGCTGGGCAGCAGGTTGCGTGCAGCATTGATCGCCGCCTGCACATCGCGGGCGGCGCCGTTGATGTCGCGCTCCAGATCGAACTGAATAATGATCCGCGTCGAGCCCTGGCTGCTGCGGCTGCTCATCTGGCTGACCCCGGCGATGCTGCCCAGCGAGCGCTCCAGCGGTGTCGCCACGCTGGAGGCCATGATCTCCGGACTTGCGCCGGGCAGGCTGGCCTGCACGGTGATCACCGGGAAATCCATGTTCGGCAACGGCGAAACCGGCAGCAGGCCGAAACTCACCCCGCCCAGCAGCAGGATCGCCAGGCTGAGCAGCATGGTCGCCACCGGCCGCGCGATGAACGGCGCCGATAGATTCATCGCACGCTCCGTTGCGCCACGTTCGGCTGCAAACGGCCCCGGCTCACGCCTGCGCCTCGCTTGGCACCGCGCCGCGACGGCCGAAGCGCTGGCTCAGGCGGTCGAAGAACAGGTAGATCACCGGCGTGGTGAACAGCGTCAGCAGCTGACTGAGCAGCAGGCCGCCGACCAGTACCAGACCCAGCGGCTGGCGCAGCTCGGCGCCCGAGCCGGTGGCGAGCATCAATGGGATCGCGCCGAACAGCGCGGCCAGCGTGGTCATCAGGATCGGCCGGAAGCGCAGCAGCGCGGCGCGATAGATCGCCTGCTCCGGCGTCATGCCCTGGTGGCGTTCGGCCTCCAGCGCGAAGTCGATCATCATGATCGCGTTCTTCTTGACGATGCCGATCAGCAGGATGATGCCGATGATCGCGATCAGCCCCAGGTCATTGCCGGTCAGCAGCAACGCCAGCAGCGCGCCCACCGCCGCCGACGGCAGCGTGGAAAGAATGGTGATCGGGTGGATGTAGCTCTCGTAAAGCACGCCGAGCACGATGTACATGGTCACCACTGCCGCCAGGATCAGCAGCAGCGTGCTCGACAGCGACGCGCGAAACGCCTCGGCCGCGCCCTGGAAGTGGCTCTGGATGCCGGCTGGCAGGCCGATGTCCTGCTTCACCGCTTCGATCACCTCCACCGCCTCGCCCAGAGAAACGCCCGGCGCGAGGTTGAACGACAACGTCACTGCCGGGAACTGGCCGATGTGATTGATCAGCAGTGGCGCCGAATGCTGCTCCAATCGCGCCAGGCTCGACAGCCGCACCGGCGTGCCGCCCTCGCTCTGCACGAACAGCTGCTCCAGCGCCTGCGGACCCAGGCGATTGCCGGCCTCGGCCTCGAGCACCACGCGGTACTGACTGGCCTGGGTGAAGATGGTGGAAATCTGCCGTTGGCCGAAGGCGTCGTACAGCGCATTGGTGATCGCCGAAACCTCGATGCCCAGGCGCGCGGCGGCGTCGCGGTCGATATCCAGGTAAATCTGCAGGCCGTCGCTCTGCAGGTCGCTGGCCACATCGGTGAGTTCCGCCCGTTCGCGCAACGCCTCGACCAGCCTGGGCGTCCACTCCTGCAGCAGCGCGCCATCTGGCGACTCCAGGCTGAACTGGAACTGCGTGCGGCTGACCCGATCCTCGATGGATAGGTCCTGCACCGGCTGCAGGTACAGCGCGATGCCCGGCAGCTTGGCCAGCTCCGGGCGCAGACGTTCGATCACCTCGCTGGCAGTGACGTCGCGTTCGGCGTGCGGCTTGAGGTTGATCAGCAGACGGCCGCTGTTGAGCGTGACGTTGTCGCCGTCCACCCCGATATAGGACGACAGGCTGGCAACCGCCGGATCAGCCAGGATCACCCGGCTCAGCGACTGCTGGCGCTCGCTCATGGCGCGGAAGGAGATCGACTGCGGCGCCTCGCTGATGCCCTGGATCACGCCGGTGTCCTGCACCGGGAAGAAGCCCTTGGGCACGGCGAGATAGAGCACCACCGTCAGGCCGAGGGTGGCCACCGCCACCAGCAGTGTCAGCGTCTGATGACCGAGCACCCAGGTCAGCCAGCGCGAATAGCCGCCGATCAGCCGCTCGACCCAGTCCGGGCGCGCCGGATCATGGCTCACCGGCTTAAGCAGGCGCGCGCACATCATCGGCGTCAGCGTCAGCGACACCACCAGCGAGATCAGGATCGCCACCGCCAGGGTGATGGCGAACTCGCGGAACAGCCGGCCGACCACGTCCTGCATGAACAGCAGCGGAATCAGCACGGCGATCAGCGAGAAAGTCAGCGAAATCAAGGTGAAGCCGATCTGCTTGGCGCCCTTGAGCGCAGCATTCAGCGGCGTCTCGCCCTCCTCCAGATGCCGGGCGATGTTCTCCAGCATGACGATGGCGTCGTCGACCACGAAGCCGGTGGCGATGGTCAATGCCATCAGCGTCAGGTTATTCAGCGAGAAGCCGCACAGGTACATCACCGCGAAGGTACCAATCAGCGACAGCGGCACGGCGATCGAAGGGATGACGGTGGCCGAGAGCTTCTTGAGGAAGATGAAGGTCACCATCACCACCAGGATGGTGGCGAGGATCAACTCGTGCTGCACGTCGGTGACCGCAGCGCGGATGGTCTGGGTACGGTCGGTGAGAATGGTCACGTCGAGCCCAGCCGGCATACTGGCGGTGACTTCCGGCAGCAGCGCCTGGATACGCTCGACCACGTCGATGACGTTGGCGCCGGGCTGACGCTGGATGTTCAGCAGCACCGCCCGGTTTTCGTTGGCCCAGGCCGCCAGCCGCTCGTTCTCGGCGCCGGCAATGATGTCGGCGACATCCTTGAGCCGCAGCGCGGCGCCGTTTTCATAGGTAAGGATCAGCTCGGCGTATTCCTCGGGCGTCTTCAGCTGATCGTTGGCGTCGAGCATGGAGACCCGCGTCGGACCGTCGAAGTTACCCTTGGGCTGGTTGACGTTGGCGTTGCCGATCAGCTCGCGCACATCGGCCAACGACAGGCCATAGGCGGCCAGCGCCTCGGGATTGGTGCGGATGCGCACCGCCGGCCGCTGCCCGCCGGCGATGCTGACCATGCCGACGCCGCTGATCTGCGCCAGCTTCTGCGCCATGCGCGTATCGACCAGATCATGCAGTTGCGGCAGCGGCAGCGTCGCCGAGGTCACCGCTAGGGTGATCACCGGCGTATCGGCCGGATTGACCTTGTTGTACACCGGCGGCGCCGGCAGGTCGCTCGGCAGCAGGTTATCTGCCGCGTTGATCGCCGCCTGCACCTCCTGCTCGGCGACATCCAGCTCCACGTCAAGCGAGAAGCGCAGGGTGATCACCGAGGCGCCGCCTGAGCTGCTCGAGGACATCTGCGTCAGCCCCGGCATCTGCCCGAACTGGCGCTCAAGCGGTGCAGTCACAGCGCTGGTCATCACTTCCGGACTGGCACCGGGATACAGCGTCAGCACGCGGATGGTCGGATAGTCGACCTGCGGCAGCGCCGCGACCGGCAACAGCTTGTAGGCGATCAGACCGGCCAGCAGGATGGCGACCATCGTCAGGGTGGTCGCTACCGGCCGCAGGATGAACAGCCGCGAGATGTTCATTGCGCCGGACGCTCCCCGGCGCTCTCACCGCCCACCTTGGGTTGCTGCGCCGCCTCTTCGGCCATCGTCGCGCGATCGACGACTTCCACTTCGCTGTCGTCGCGCAGGCGGTCGGTGCCTTCCATGACAATGCGCTCACCGGCCGTCAGGCCCTTGGCGATCACCGTGGTCTCACCGTTGCTCGGGCCGACCTCGACGCTACGCAGCTGCACCTTGCTGTCCTCGCCAACGACGTAGGCGAAGTTGCCCCGCGAGCCGAACTGCAGCGCCGCCGAGGGAATCAGCGTGGCGTCCTCGAGGGTTTCCACCCGCAGGCGCACGTTGACGAACTGATTGGGGATGAGCATTTCGGTTTCGTTGTCGAACCGCGCCTTGAGCTTCAGCGTACCGGTGGTCACATCGATCTGGTTGTCGACGCTCTCCAGCACGCCCTCGCCCAACAGCAGTCGCTCACCACGATCCCACGCCTGCACCTTCAGCTCGGCGCCCTGACGAAAACGCGTCAGCACCGGCAGCAGATCGCCCTCCGGCAAGGTGAAGGTGACCGCCATCGGCTGGCTCTGGGTGATCACCACCAGCGGTGTGGTGTCGCTGGCCGAGACCAGGTTGCCGATGTCCAGCTGGCGCAGGCCGAGGCGGCCGTCGATCGGTGCGCGGATCTGGGTGAATTCCAGGTTGAGCTTGGCTTCGTTGACCGCCGCCTGATTGGCCGCCAGCGTGCCTTGGTACTGGTTCACCAGCGCCTGCTGGGTATCGAGCGTCTGCTTGGCAATGCTGTCGTCGGCGTATAGCCCGCGGTAGCGCTCCAGATCGACCTGGGCGTTCTGCAGCAGCGCGCGATTCTGCTGCAGCGTGCCCTCGGCCTGCTGTAATGCGACCTTGTATGGCCGTGGATCGATCACCGCCAGCAGCTCACCGGCCTTGACCCGCTGGCCCTCCTCGAAGCGCACCTCGACCAGTTCGCCGGCGACGCGGCTGCGCACGTTCACCGTATTCAGCGGCGTCACCGTGCCGAGCGACTTGTAGAACACCTCGAACTCGCCCTGTTTCACCGCCGTCACGCGTACCGGCACCGGCCCGCTGAACGCGCCGAAGCCCGGTCGACCGCCTGGTTGCGGCGACTTCGCCGAAGGGCTCGGCCATAACCACCAGGCAAGCAAGGCGATGGCCAGCACGGCAAGACCGATGATCAGCCAGCGACGACGGGTAGCAGCAGGAGACGAATGCGCGACGGACATGAACTGGGTTCGCTCGGGAAGGAGCGTGAACCTTAAGCAGTCGCGCCCGCCTCGCAAAGGGGATTTACGGCATTTTTACGTATCGACGCTTGTCCACCCGCGCGCGAACGGCCGGAACCATGCCGCGCCGGCTCAGTCTATGTAGCGTTCGACCAGGGGCCAGCATGTCGCCAGCCCTGGCAGACGGAACTGTCCCAGGCACACCGCCCAACCGAACGGCGGCGCGCCGTATTACCGGAGTACCGCAGGCTGGCCTGCTACAGGATCAAGGAATGAATGCATCACTGGTCATCCTGGCATTGACCGTCGCCAGTTTTCTGCTCGGTTTCCTGCGCGATCTGTTCATCGCCCGCGCCTTCGGCCTGAGCTGGGAAGCCGACCTGATCTTCGTCGCGCTGATCCTGCCGCTTTTCTTCGAGAACTTCCTCGGTCTCGCCCTGCGCGACACCATGATTCCCTACCTGCAAAAGCTGCGCAGTCAGTCGGAGACGCTGTTCGAGTCGGTCAGTCGTTGGCTGTACTGGCGCGTAATGCTGATGGGCGTGGCGGCCAGCGCCCTGGTGATCGTCGCCAGCTACTGGATTCTCACCCTGCTGGCACCGGGCTGGAGCGCTGAGCAGGTGGCGACCGGGCAGGTCGTGTTCTGCGTCGGCGCGCTGCTAATCGCCGTGCAGGCGACGCTGTACTGCCAGGGCGCACTGCTCAACATGGATAGCGTATTCATCCTGCCGATGACGCGCACCGTGCTGCTCAACGCGGGAGCGATCATCGGCATTCTGCTGTTCGAGCCGACCGGCATGGTGATTTTCATCGGCATGCTGCTGCCGCAGTTCGGCCTGATCGTCGCCCAGCACCGGCGCCTGGCCTATCTGCGCGGCGTACGGCACCCTGTGGCCGAAGGACACGGCAGCGCCTTCGGCCTGGCCTTCGCGCCGGTATTGCTGGCCGCCGGCGCGCAGCAGGCGTGCATCCTCGCCGAGCGGATGTTCGCCTCGTTCCTCGATGAGGGCAGCATCACCATGCTCTCGTTCGCCTTCCGCATTGTCACCATTCCGCTGACGCTGTACGCGATGTCAGTGCTCTCGGTGCTGTTCCCGCAATTCTCGGCGAGCTGGAACGATAACGACCACGGCGCCCACGCCGCGGTGATTCGCAAGGGGCTGCTAGCCACGCTGCTGTTCCTGGTGCCGGCGGCTGTGGTGCTCTGCTCGTTTCCGGACACCGTGGTCGCCGTGCTGCTCGAGCGCGGCCAGTTCGGCGCGGCGCAGACCAGCGCCACCGCCTCTCTGGTGATCATCTATGCGTTCGGCCTGCCGGCGATGGGGCTCGCCCTGCTCTGGGGGCGCGCCCTGCTCGCCCAGCACCAGACCCGGCTGTTCCTGGTGCTCACGCTGATCAGCTCGGCGCTGACCATCGGTCTCGACGCGGCGCTGTATCGCCCCTACGGCGCCGAAGGACTGGCCATCGCCTTCT belongs to Pseudomonas phenolilytica and includes:
- a CDS encoding cytochrome c oxidase assembly protein, with amino-acid sequence MSVSAWALVPLLGLSTPALAHGLFDAQLSERAPLLLSALLIGSAWLLYALGARHVPPRRSEAFCLHSAMLVAAFAVFGPIDDWAQRSTSWHMTQHMLFIVVIAPLWALARPLPQWRGVTGRFAQPLWTSILRAGRYPTLLALLHGAVIWIWHTPKLYVLALDNLWWHAVEHACFLFSGWLFWWSVLRANPKQVPQALMAVVLTLMHTGLLGALLTFGTVSFYGTGRTVEDQQLAGLLMWVPGGLVYLLGGGWIAWRWLTRIWRRKPAHRLDQSP
- a CDS encoding MdtA/MuxA family multidrug efflux RND transporter periplasmic adaptor subunit; translation: MSVAHSSPAATRRRWLIIGLAVLAIALLAWWLWPSPSAKSPQPGGRPGFGAFSGPVPVRVTAVKQGEFEVFYKSLGTVTPLNTVNVRSRVAGELVEVRFEEGQRVKAGELLAVIDPRPYKVALQQAEGTLQQNRALLQNAQVDLERYRGLYADDSIAKQTLDTQQALVNQYQGTLAANQAAVNEAKLNLEFTQIRAPIDGRLGLRQLDIGNLVSASDTTPLVVITQSQPMAVTFTLPEGDLLPVLTRFRQGAELKVQAWDRGERLLLGEGVLESVDNQIDVTTGTLKLKARFDNETEMLIPNQFVNVRLRVETLEDATLIPSAALQFGSRGNFAYVVGEDSKVQLRSVEVGPSNGETTVIAKGLTAGERIVMEGTDRLRDDSEVEVVDRATMAEEAAQQPKVGGESAGERPAQ
- a CDS encoding MdtB/MuxB family multidrug efflux RND transporter permease subunit, which produces MNISRLFILRPVATTLTMVAILLAGLIAYKLLPVAALPQVDYPTIRVLTLYPGASPEVMTSAVTAPLERQFGQMPGLTQMSSSSSGGASVITLRFSLDVELDVAEQEVQAAINAADNLLPSDLPAPPVYNKVNPADTPVITLAVTSATLPLPQLHDLVDTRMAQKLAQISGVGMVSIAGGQRPAVRIRTNPEALAAYGLSLADVRELIGNANVNQPKGNFDGPTRVSMLDANDQLKTPEEYAELILTYENGAALRLKDVADIIAGAENERLAAWANENRAVLLNIQRQPGANVIDVVERIQALLPEVTASMPAGLDVTILTDRTQTIRAAVTDVQHELILATILVVMVTFIFLKKLSATVIPSIAVPLSLIGTFAVMYLCGFSLNNLTLMALTIATGFVVDDAIVMLENIARHLEEGETPLNAALKGAKQIGFTLISLTFSLIAVLIPLLFMQDVVGRLFREFAITLAVAILISLVVSLTLTPMMCARLLKPVSHDPARPDWVERLIGGYSRWLTWVLGHQTLTLLVAVATLGLTVVLYLAVPKGFFPVQDTGVIQGISEAPQSISFRAMSERQQSLSRVILADPAVASLSSYIGVDGDNVTLNSGRLLINLKPHAERDVTASEVIERLRPELAKLPGIALYLQPVQDLSIEDRVSRTQFQFSLESPDGALLQEWTPRLVEALRERAELTDVASDLQSDGLQIYLDIDRDAAARLGIEVSAITNALYDAFGQRQISTIFTQASQYRVVLEAEAGNRLGPQALEQLFVQSEGGTPVRLSSLARLEQHSAPLLINHIGQFPAVTLSFNLAPGVSLGEAVEVIEAVKQDIGLPAGIQSHFQGAAEAFRASLSSTLLLILAAVVTMYIVLGVLYESYIHPITILSTLPSAAVGALLALLLTGNDLGLIAIIGIILLIGIVKKNAIMMIDFALEAERHQGMTPEQAIYRAALLRFRPILMTTLAALFGAIPLMLATGSGAELRQPLGLVLVGGLLLSQLLTLFTTPVIYLFFDRLSQRFGRRGAVPSEAQA
- a CDS encoding efflux RND transporter permease subunit, giving the protein MNLSAPFIARPVATMLLSLAILLLGGVSFGLLPVSPLPNMDFPVITVQASLPGASPEIMASSVATPLERSLGSIAGVSQMSSRSSQGSTRIIIQFDLERDINGAARDVQAAINAARNLLPSGMRSMPTYRKINPSQAPIMVLSLTSEVLDKGQLYDIGSTILAQKLSQVPGVGEVQVGGSSLPAVRVELQPQQLEQYGVSLDEVRNTIANANVRRPKGMVEDAERHWQVRANDQLHAAADYMPLILRYQDGATLRLSDVAKVEDAVEDRYNSGFFNNEQAVLLIVNRQAGANIIETIAGIRAELPALQAILPGSVELNVAMDRSPVIRATLHEAERTLLIAVVLVIVLVFVFLGHVRSALIPALAVPVSLVGTFAVMYLFGFSLNTLSLMALILAAGLVVDDAIVVLENIARHIDDGVPPLRAAYIGTREVGFTLLSMNLSLVVVFVSILFMGGIVERLFREFSLTLAAAILVSLLVSLTLTPMLCARWLKPYQAERDSRLHRWSHDAHQWLLGYYDRSLSWALRHRRITLLSLLATIALNVVLYVQVPKTFLPQQDTGQLTGFIRGDDGLSFQVMQPKMEIFRKAILADPAVESVAGFIGGQGGINNAFMIVRLKPLEERGLSAQQVIERIRKNQPQVPGGRLFLMADQDLQFGGGRQSSSAYAYSLLAGDLADLRTWLPKVTQALMALPELTSIDANEGEGAQQISLQVDRDAAKRLGVDMSTVTTLLNNAFSQRQISTIYETLNQYRVVMEIDPSYAQHPEVLEQIHVVTEDGRRVPLSAFARYERSLEEDRVTHEGQFAAENIDFDLAPGVSLDQATLAIERAVAAIGLPSSVQGRLGGTGDVFKAAQESQPFMILGALLLVYIVLGVLYESYIHPLTILSTLPSAGVGALLAIIVTGDEFSLISLLGLFLLIGVVKKNAILMIDLALQFERNDRLPPAESIHKACLLRFRPILMTTLAAILGALPLLLGGSEGAEMRQPLGLTIIGGLVLSQILTLYTTPVVYLYLDRLRHRFNNWRGVRTDAAMENPL
- a CDS encoding lipid II flippase MurJ codes for the protein MNASLVILALTVASFLLGFLRDLFIARAFGLSWEADLIFVALILPLFFENFLGLALRDTMIPYLQKLRSQSETLFESVSRWLYWRVMLMGVAASALVIVASYWILTLLAPGWSAEQVATGQVVFCVGALLIAVQATLYCQGALLNMDSVFILPMTRTVLLNAGAIIGILLFEPTGMVIFIGMLLPQFGLIVAQHRRLAYLRGVRHPVAEGHGSAFGLAFAPVLLAAGAQQACILAERMFASFLDEGSITMLSFAFRIVTIPLTLYAMSVLSVLFPQFSASWNDNDHGAHAAVIRKGLLATLLFLVPAAVVLCSFPDTVVAVLLERGQFGAAQTSATASLVIIYAFGLPAMGLALLWGRALLAQHQTRLFLVLTLISSALTIGLDAALYRPYGAEGLAIAFSSGAALQALFMGLYVYRASPKGLGIAVLLRWAATAAALAVALHWLPEPQGFLELCLYIALVLAGFALGVVLLGERDLFRRSYWSMRRA
- a CDS encoding efflux transporter outer membrane subunit produces the protein MSPSCTLRPLAMIVMSLALGACTLGPDYQRPPLPDAHAFKQAEGWKSAAPADALQRGDWWKLYGDAELDALVSRLNVSNQNLAVAEAQYRQARALVRSARSQLFPTLSGNAGVTRSRQTTGSSSSNVSAGVSESYEAGLSASWELDLWGRLRRGLEANRATMQASAADLAAVRLSLQAELVQTYLQLRVMDEQQRLLDQTVAAYARSLRLTENQYRAGIVPKSDVAQAQTQLKSTQAQAIDLKWQRAQLEHAIAVLIGVPPAELSIAVRDDIPSLPEVPLALPSQLLERRPDVAAAEREVMAANAEIGIAEAAWYPDLTLSASGGYRNSSFNQLFEVPNRFWSLGPQLALTLLDFGGRRAELERAEAAYDQTVATYRQTVLDSFREVEDYLVQLRVLGDESVVQREALEAAQESLRLIENQYRAGTVDYLSVVTVQTTALNNERTNLTLLGDRLLTSVQLIAALGGGWQIEQLQQEPVLSNERGQGD